In Vanessa atalanta chromosome 9, ilVanAtal1.2, whole genome shotgun sequence, the genomic window GCTTTAACGCTGTCCACTTGGTTCTGATATCGTTCAAATAATCAATTCCAGTTAATATCAGagatttcattttcatttcgttTGAAGTTTATACGATTCGCAGACCGAAACCATGAATTAACATAATGAGTAGGtctttcatttcaatttacCACAATTACTGACGGTTCGTTGTGATTGGAACGTCGCTTGCAGTCTTGGGCTCCCACACCGTGTCGTCGACGTACTGATTAGGTACTTTGCGCCAGACGTATTTGGAACTCCGCTAGGTTGGCGCGAAATGGCTCACTGGCCTCTTAAATTTGAAGAGGTGTACAAAATATCCACAAGATATATGCGCCTGAATAATTCTCACCCATTCATAGCCGATCGAAACAGGTTTTggttaataaagattatatttttccgTGTTATCGCCTTAGTTTGCTTCGTATTCCTTGTTAATTCAATCATAAATCACGATGTAAAAGCCAAAAAGTATACTGAAGCCATTAAGAACGGCATAATGGCAATAGTCGCAGTGACTGTGACCTTCAAACACGGTATCCTTGTGCAGCGGTATCGTTCAATAAAGAATCTCATCAGCTCAATCGATAGAGATTACAAGTTAGCAGAAGATTTATCggatgatgaaaaaaatattgttttatattacgtaGAGAAGGGAGTCCAAATCTGTCGGTTTTGGCTCGTCGCAGCTGGGCTCACCAGCTTAATGTTCCCTGTGAAGGCGCTCGTGCTGATGGCATACCATTGCTTGAAAGACGAATGCGTATTGATCCCGATGTTTGACTTCACATACCCGAAGGGTATCAACGAGTACAAAGATGTATTGTCCGTTTATTGCGCTACGTTCCTTTTGTGTTTCTCGTTCGACATATATTCTATGTCCGTTTACATAGGCTTCGATCCTCTGGTGCCTATCTTTATGTTACACACTTGCGGACAACTGGACTTAATAAGTAGAAATCTATCCAAGGCACTCAATGAAGCTTCGACCAAtcaagaaaagaaagaaaaattaaaacgcaTTAATCTTAAGCTCGTTGAAATATACAGGTTTGAAATACGAgagaagttgtttttttatatgttttaatatgtttttaattattcgagTTTTATCGAGTAAATCTTGCTTTACagatttgtaaaaaatgtgCAAAAGATCTTCGTCATACTCTacgaatttaatatgaaaactaCAACTTTTCTCATACCGTTCTCTGCTTTTCAAATAGTTgaggtaatattataaaatattatctacacAATGTTATTTTGGatctttaaagtaaaatttacgaAATACATTATTTCAGTCGCTACGTCATAAAGAAATTACATTAGAGTTTATTTCCTTCTTCTTTGGCGCAATATTACACTTCTATATCCCTTGTTACTACAGCAATCTCCTCATGGTAAAGGTGAGTAAATACTTCTTAAGTAAATTCTTCCTTATATTGAATTCTTTGAAACTTATTCTTAGACTCAAAACCACTTTCTCAGACT contains:
- the LOC125066305 gene encoding uncharacterized protein LOC125066305, yielding MAHWPLKFEEVYKISTRYMRLNNSHPFIADRNRFWLIKIIFFRVIALVCFVFLVNSIINHDVKAKKYTEAIKNGIMAIVAVTVTFKHGILVQRYRSIKNLISSIDRDYKLAEDLSDDEKNIVLYYVEKGVQICRFWLVAAGLTSLMFPVKALVLMAYHCLKDECVLIPMFDFTYPKGINEYKDVLSVYCATFLLCFSFDIYSMSVYIGFDPLVPIFMLHTCGQLDLISRNLSKALNEASTNQEKKEKLKRINLKLVEIYRFVKNVQKIFVILYEFNMKTTTFLIPFSAFQIVESLRHKEITLEFISFFFGAILHFYIPCYYSNLLMVKSESLRQAIYTCGWEMESDIQIRKTILLMLTRTSAPLVMKTVFYPICLDTFAEMARQAYGIYNIMNAAWG